The Geobacter sp. genome has a window encoding:
- a CDS encoding permease, whose product MIEIAPTTAWGLLGLAPLLLYVVLVFRDVDILAATAICVVLGALLSHQTPVSFGAALANGMSSFLALVGLIIMLGRGLGEVLNATKVSHTIVHRIIYGIGVDTEKKAMLGIMAACMVIVGLLGTMAGGNAIIAPIVLPVAAAVGLSRSTVGVIFQAVGEEALILGPFTPPVITLLGLTGLGYGEMLLYVSGPVALITLAVTWLMIQRIQRNTRESNPYQPPEETRRFEPTARNRRATAVFVLCFLAAVVYGIAVKAPTSFVIVIMLGLSVITGLVGGLRFDEILSHVARGMAGNVGLFLLFLLLDPFIVFVDKAGGFAALTALIKPMMEIGGKPAIVVAGGFLGAFGISGATVTTMKLLHEMFGQLLGSHGVSMLAWALALVVATRVNNFVFPGANMASSLGFAESVDMKSMLRNGWTVGACQLTFLILYSLLVA is encoded by the coding sequence ATGATCGAAATCGCCCCCACCACCGCCTGGGGCCTCTTGGGGCTGGCACCGCTGCTCCTCTACGTCGTGCTGGTCTTCCGGGACGTGGATATCCTGGCAGCCACTGCCATCTGCGTGGTGCTCGGCGCCCTGTTGAGCCACCAGACCCCGGTTTCTTTCGGCGCTGCCCTGGCAAACGGCATGTCCTCCTTTCTGGCGCTGGTGGGGCTGATCATCATGCTGGGGCGCGGCCTGGGGGAGGTGCTGAACGCCACGAAGGTCTCCCATACCATTGTCCACCGGATCATCTACGGCATCGGCGTCGATACCGAGAAGAAGGCGATGCTCGGGATCATGGCGGCCTGCATGGTGATCGTCGGCCTGCTCGGCACCATGGCCGGCGGCAACGCCATCATCGCCCCGATCGTGTTGCCGGTGGCAGCGGCGGTCGGGCTGTCGCGCAGCACGGTCGGCGTCATCTTCCAGGCCGTCGGCGAGGAGGCGCTCATCCTTGGCCCGTTCACGCCGCCGGTCATCACGCTGCTGGGGCTGACCGGGCTTGGCTATGGCGAGATGCTGCTCTATGTCTCCGGCCCGGTGGCGTTGATCACCCTGGCGGTGACCTGGTTGATGATCCAGCGGATCCAGCGGAACACCAGGGAGAGCAATCCGTACCAGCCGCCGGAAGAGACCAGGCGGTTCGAGCCGACCGCCAGAAATCGGCGCGCGACCGCGGTCTTCGTCCTCTGTTTCCTGGCGGCCGTGGTCTATGGCATCGCGGTCAAGGCGCCCACCTCGTTCGTCATCGTGATCATGCTGGGTCTGTCGGTCATCACCGGGCTGGTGGGGGGGCTGAGATTCGACGAGATCCTCAGCCACGTCGCCAGGGGGATGGCGGGGAACGTGGGGCTCTTCCTCCTCTTTCTGCTGCTCGACCCGTTCATCGTTTTCGTCGACAAGGCTGGCGGTTTTGCGGCGCTCACCGCGCTGATCAAGCCGATGATGGAGATCGGCGGCAAGCCGGCCATCGTCGTTGCCGGCGGGTTCCTGGGAGCCTTCGGCATCAGCGGCGCCACGGTGACGACCATGAAGCTTCTGCACGAGATGTTCGGTCAGCTTCTCGGCAGCCATGGCGTCTCCATGCTCGCCTGGGCGCTGGCCCTGGTGGTGGCGACCAGGGTGAACAATTTCGTCTTTCCGGGGGCGAACATGGCCAGTTCGCTTGGATTTGCCGAGTCGGTGGACATGAAATCGATGCTCAGAAACGGCTGGACGGTCGGCGCGTGCCAGCTCACGTTCCTCATCCTGTACAGCCTGCTCGTTGCCTGA
- a CDS encoding nucleoside deaminase — MDQFMKAALEEAAAGLAEGGIPIGSVIVHAGRIIGRGHNRRVQKGSAILHGEMDALENAGRQPAAVYRQSVLYTTLSPCAMCSGAILLYGIPRVVIGENRTFLGEEELLRSRGVQVDVLQDDRCIRLMEEFIRSKPELWNEDIGV; from the coding sequence ATGGATCAGTTCATGAAAGCGGCACTGGAAGAGGCGGCGGCAGGGCTGGCCGAAGGGGGCATCCCGATCGGTTCGGTCATTGTGCATGCGGGCAGGATCATCGGCCGGGGGCACAACCGGCGGGTGCAGAAGGGGAGCGCGATCCTGCACGGGGAGATGGACGCCCTGGAAAACGCCGGCCGCCAGCCAGCAGCGGTCTATCGCCAGTCCGTGCTCTATACCACCCTTTCGCCCTGCGCCATGTGCAGCGGCGCCATCCTTCTCTACGGCATTCCCCGTGTCGTTATCGGGGAAAACAGGACTTTTCTCGGGGAGGAGGAGCTCCTCCGCTCGCGGGGCGTACAGGTAGACGTGCTGCAGGACGACCGGTGCATCCGCCTGATGGAGGAGTTCATCCGGTCGAAGCCGGAACTCTGGAACGAGGATATCGGCGTCTGA
- a CDS encoding type II toxin-antitoxin system RelE/ParE family toxin: MPIKHTITFAVSSVRDLEEMRAWYADQQVPDVGERFLRELFSQIERLADFPESGRTVPEFGVAQLREIIYPPFRIVYRLDKTHVRIVRVWRSERLLTLP, encoded by the coding sequence ATGCCGATCAAGCATACAATCACCTTTGCCGTCTCGTCGGTCAGGGATCTTGAGGAAATGCGGGCATGGTATGCGGATCAACAGGTTCCTGACGTGGGCGAGCGATTCTTGCGTGAGCTGTTTTCCCAGATAGAAAGACTTGCCGATTTCCCGGAGAGCGGCCGGACTGTGCCTGAGTTTGGTGTTGCTCAACTGAGGGAGATCATCTACCCACCATTCCGTATTGTATATCGTCTCGATAAAACCCACGTGCGTATTGTTCGAGTTTGGCGTAGCGAGCGATTACTCACGTTGCCGTGA
- a CDS encoding thioesterase family protein gives MDSVFAAVRRSPEEQAKLEALFIDIFEHRFKFNEVIGFRAETFDPESSGLTFDMRPELVGSYLHNRLHGGVIATALDTVAGFALAAAIAEKHANETAEQIVARFGRFGTIDLRVDYLRQGIGRSFHARAKVVRLGGRIASVQMELKNEADLLIAIGAGAYILS, from the coding sequence ATGGATTCTGTTTTTGCAGCCGTTCGCCGCTCCCCGGAGGAGCAGGCTAAGCTTGAAGCTCTGTTTATCGATATCTTTGAACATCGCTTCAAATTTAACGAAGTTATCGGTTTTCGTGCCGAAACCTTTGACCCCGAATCGTCTGGCTTAACATTTGATATGCGTCCGGAGCTGGTCGGCAGTTATCTGCATAACCGTCTGCATGGCGGTGTGATCGCAACGGCACTGGATACGGTTGCCGGGTTTGCACTTGCTGCGGCAATTGCCGAAAAACATGCGAACGAGACGGCAGAGCAGATTGTTGCGCGGTTCGGCCGCTTTGGAACCATTGATTTGCGGGTGGATTACCTGCGCCAGGGTATCGGCCGCAGTTTCCATGCCCGTGCGAAGGTCGTGCGCCTGGGCGGGCGTATCGCCTCTGTGCAAATGGAGCTGAAAAACGAAGCCGACCTGTTGATTGCAATCGGCGCGGGTGCCTACATCCTGAGCTGA
- a CDS encoding amidohydrolase family protein codes for MYNYLFRGATLVDGSGSPPIVADVAVAEGKIAAVGHDLAGAAEQVVDASGLVLCPGFIDIHGHSDMTLFRHPLLESKARQGVTTEVIGNCGLGLFPAAAGGGGALADYLRLHDFSLPDDGIEWEDLAGYAARLDRDGLGINVAPLVGHAPLRIATMGMEDRPPAAAELARMEALLATALQQGAWGMSTGLIYPPGSYAETGELIALARVLARHGALYASHIRNESEKIAAALDEAVAIGAGSGVKVQVSHLKAMGGSNRGRAGELLERLATARAAGVDIAADQYPYHASATTLTAVVPQWAHADGVKALLARLADPAQGAEIRMQIGREMARREGAAGIVVTGCHSAQNRELSGESVARIAGRWGCSPEEAVVRLILEEEGNVGAIFFSMAEEDVAAILADPGVAIGSDGHALNAAQDGSEPTHPRSYGTFARVLGRYVREERLLSLAAAIRKMTGLPAGRLGFVDRGMVRPGLVADLVLLDPDQIADCATYAEPHRYAAGIVHLLVAGRPVIEDGKMTGNRPGKVLRKQ; via the coding sequence ATGTATAACTACCTCTTCCGGGGTGCAACGCTGGTGGACGGCTCGGGCAGCCCTCCTATAGTGGCGGATGTTGCCGTTGCAGAAGGGAAGATCGCAGCGGTCGGGCACGATCTGGCCGGGGCCGCAGAGCAGGTCGTCGATGCCTCTGGCCTGGTGCTCTGCCCCGGCTTCATCGACATCCACGGCCATTCGGACATGACCCTGTTCCGGCACCCGCTGCTGGAAAGCAAGGCCCGGCAGGGGGTCACCACCGAGGTGATCGGCAACTGCGGGCTGGGTCTCTTCCCGGCTGCGGCGGGTGGCGGGGGTGCGCTGGCCGATTACCTCCGGCTGCACGATTTTTCTCTGCCGGACGACGGCATCGAGTGGGAAGACCTTGCCGGGTATGCCGCGCGGCTGGACCGGGACGGCCTGGGGATCAACGTGGCGCCGCTGGTCGGTCATGCGCCGCTCAGGATCGCCACCATGGGGATGGAGGACCGGCCTCCCGCTGCCGCCGAACTGGCGCGGATGGAGGCGCTGCTGGCAACGGCGCTGCAGCAGGGAGCCTGGGGGATGTCGACCGGCCTGATCTACCCGCCGGGAAGCTATGCCGAGACCGGCGAGCTGATTGCCCTGGCACGGGTCCTGGCCCGCCATGGCGCGCTGTATGCCAGCCACATCCGCAATGAGAGCGAGAAGATAGCCGCGGCGCTGGACGAAGCGGTTGCCATCGGCGCTGGGAGCGGCGTCAAGGTCCAGGTCTCCCACCTGAAGGCGATGGGGGGGAGCAACCGCGGCCGGGCCGGGGAGCTGCTGGAGCGGCTGGCCACGGCCCGCGCCGCCGGGGTGGATATCGCTGCGGACCAGTATCCCTACCATGCCTCGGCAACGACGCTGACGGCCGTGGTGCCGCAGTGGGCGCACGCCGACGGTGTCAAGGCCCTCTTGGCGAGGCTGGCAGATCCGGCGCAGGGGGCGGAAATCAGGATGCAGATCGGCCGCGAGATGGCACGGCGGGAGGGGGCGGCGGGGATCGTGGTGACCGGCTGCCACTCGGCGCAAAACCGCGAGCTTTCCGGAGAAAGCGTTGCCCGCATCGCCGGGCGTTGGGGCTGTTCGCCGGAAGAGGCGGTTGTCAGGCTGATCCTGGAGGAAGAGGGGAACGTGGGAGCGATCTTCTTCTCCATGGCGGAAGAGGATGTGGCAGCGATCCTGGCCGATCCCGGCGTGGCGATCGGGTCTGATGGCCATGCCCTGAATGCGGCGCAGGACGGGTCGGAGCCGACCCACCCCCGCTCCTACGGCACGTTTGCCAGGGTGCTGGGCCGCTATGTGCGGGAGGAGCGGCTCCTTTCCCTTGCCGCGGCCATCCGGAAGATGACCGGACTGCCTGCCGGTCGGCTGGGGTTTGTCGACCGGGGGATGGTGCGGCCGGGGCTGGTGGCCGACCTGGTGCTCCTCGATCCTGACCAGATCGCCGATTGCGCCACCTATGCCGAGCCGCACCGCTATGCCGCCGGCATCGTCCACCTGCTGGTGGCCGGCAGACCGGTGATCGAGGACGGAAAGATGACCGGCAACAGGCCGGGAAAGGTCTTGAGGAAACAATGA
- a CDS encoding PEP-CTERM sorting domain-containing protein → MKSQLLAKSVTALIMFFAATPTYATTLTFDEMRSPNCDWKIPNPYMGFNWNGWRAADVTEHVGLPTSGPNLIFSFDTSSIFTTSGANINFIGAYLCGSYKDGLHVEVIGKRDGITIYDSTVTTIAHTASWFEFNFFGIDELVFTGFGGIPVGPYDSDLNGVSLDNFTYENFDPIPEPSTILLLALGLLGLAIRKRQRQN, encoded by the coding sequence ATGAAAAGTCAACTTCTTGCAAAGTCAGTAACGGCCCTGATCATGTTTTTCGCTGCGACCCCAACATACGCTACTACTTTGACTTTTGATGAAATGAGATCTCCCAACTGTGACTGGAAGATACCCAACCCTTACATGGGCTTCAACTGGAACGGATGGAGAGCTGCAGATGTCACTGAACATGTCGGTCTTCCAACCTCGGGCCCTAATTTGATATTTTCTTTCGACACATCAAGCATCTTTACTACCAGTGGAGCAAATATCAATTTCATCGGGGCCTATCTTTGCGGATCGTACAAGGATGGTTTACATGTCGAAGTTATCGGAAAAAGAGACGGCATAACCATATATGACTCTACTGTTACCACGATTGCCCATACAGCTTCCTGGTTTGAGTTCAACTTTTTCGGCATAGATGAATTGGTATTTACAGGATTCGGAGGCATTCCAGTAGGACCATACGATAGTGATTTGAATGGAGTATCTCTGGACAATTTCACCTATGAAAACTTCGACCCGATTCCCGAACCATCCACTATCCTTCTCCTGGCGTTAGGACTATTGGGACTGGCAATTCGGAAAAGGCAAAGGCAGAATTGA
- a CDS encoding type II toxin-antitoxin system HipA family toxin — translation MATYRPVERIEVEIWGNPVGAVMRDPGSGYYVFAYHPQFIKSGVEPAPLTMPVRPSSLYLFAYLPELTYKRLPAMLADSLPDDFGNSLIDAWMARRGIRKENITPLDRLAYMGKRGMGALEFRPARSPYVESSTAITLSKLVESARVAIHGDMNSDSLAVSALQQIIQVGTSAGGARAKAAIAWHPQTNEIRAGQFNVADGFEHWLLKFDGIGSDLALGSSKDYGRIEYAYYRMACLAGITMFPCRLLEESGRAHFMTKRFDRHGNTKIHMQTLCAMDHLDYKQKATHDYSQLFMVIDRLGLDYAAKEEAFRRMVFNVLAANCDDHTKNISFLLKQGRKWELAPAYDVTHAYNPDGEWTHQHLMSVNGRFRDITRADVLEVANRFGVGTAAKVIRQVETAVAEWPILAGEAAVDPLEIARIKDDHERVRLK, via the coding sequence ATGGCGACATATAGACCGGTTGAGCGGATAGAGGTAGAGATTTGGGGGAACCCTGTCGGTGCCGTCATGAGAGATCCGGGGAGCGGCTACTATGTCTTTGCCTATCATCCCCAATTCATAAAGTCCGGAGTGGAGCCGGCGCCGCTTACCATGCCGGTGAGGCCGTCTAGCCTCTATCTGTTTGCCTATCTGCCGGAGCTGACCTATAAGCGTTTGCCCGCCATGCTGGCGGACAGTTTGCCGGACGATTTCGGCAACAGCCTGATCGATGCATGGATGGCCCGGCGCGGTATCCGAAAAGAAAACATTACCCCTCTCGACCGATTGGCGTACATGGGGAAACGGGGGATGGGCGCGCTGGAATTCCGGCCGGCCAGGTCTCCGTACGTGGAAAGCAGCACGGCGATCACGTTGTCAAAACTGGTCGAGAGTGCCAGGGTGGCCATCCATGGCGACATGAACAGCGATTCGCTGGCAGTGTCGGCACTGCAGCAGATCATCCAGGTAGGCACCTCTGCCGGTGGAGCCCGTGCAAAAGCCGCCATTGCCTGGCATCCGCAGACCAATGAAATCAGGGCCGGCCAATTCAACGTGGCTGACGGCTTTGAGCATTGGCTGCTCAAATTCGACGGCATCGGTTCTGACCTTGCCCTTGGCAGTTCAAAAGACTATGGCCGGATCGAATATGCCTATTATCGCATGGCGTGTCTGGCAGGGATTACCATGTTTCCCTGCCGATTACTGGAGGAAAGCGGCCGGGCGCACTTCATGACCAAGCGTTTCGACCGGCATGGCAACACAAAGATCCATATGCAGACCCTGTGCGCCATGGACCATCTCGACTACAAGCAGAAGGCAACACACGACTACAGTCAACTGTTCATGGTAATCGACCGTCTGGGGCTCGATTATGCAGCGAAAGAAGAGGCGTTCCGGCGCATGGTCTTTAATGTCCTTGCGGCAAATTGCGATGACCACACGAAAAACATCTCATTCCTGTTGAAGCAGGGGAGGAAGTGGGAGTTGGCGCCGGCCTATGACGTCACCCACGCCTATAACCCTGATGGAGAATGGACGCACCAGCACCTCATGTCGGTCAACGGTAGATTCAGGGATATTACCCGTGCAGACGTCCTGGAAGTTGCGAACAGGTTTGGTGTGGGAACCGCCGCCAAGGTCATCAGGCAGGTTGAAACTGCGGTGGCAGAATGGCCGATACTGGCCGGGGAAGCGGCCGTCGACCCTCTGGAGATAGCGCGGATCAAGGATGACCATGAAAGGGTGCGGCTGAAATGA
- a CDS encoding protein yceI precursor: MKKIIASISTVIALALPVSALASTWTIDPDHSNIGFKVRHLMVSNVKGNFLKYSGTVEINDKEITKSKVEVSIDTNSISTNVQKRDDHLRSADFFDVAKYPTMTFVSKKVATAGKDRLKMTGDLTLHGITREVVLDVEGPTRESKDPWGNIRRGATATTKINRKDFGLLWNAVLETGGVAVGDEIMITLEIEMIKK; this comes from the coding sequence ATGAAAAAGATCATCGCCTCAATCAGCACCGTTATCGCTCTGGCGCTTCCGGTCAGCGCCCTTGCCTCAACCTGGACCATCGATCCCGACCACTCGAACATTGGGTTCAAGGTCCGTCACCTCATGGTGTCCAATGTGAAGGGTAATTTTTTGAAATACAGTGGCACCGTGGAAATCAATGACAAGGAGATCACCAAGTCCAAGGTGGAAGTCAGCATCGACACCAATTCCATCAGCACCAATGTCCAGAAGCGCGACGATCACCTGCGCAGCGCCGACTTCTTCGATGTGGCAAAGTACCCGACCATGACCTTTGTCTCGAAAAAAGTGGCAACGGCCGGCAAGGACCGGTTGAAAATGACGGGTGATCTGACCCTGCACGGCATCACCAGAGAGGTAGTGCTCGACGTCGAAGGGCCGACCAGAGAGAGTAAGGACCCCTGGGGCAATATCCGCCGCGGCGCCACCGCCACCACCAAGATCAATCGCAAAGACTTCGGCCTGCTCTGGAATGCGGTTCTCGAAACCGGTGGGGTTGCCGTAGGAGATGAAATCATGATCACACTCGAAATCGAGATGATCAAGAAATAA
- a CDS encoding rubrerythrin family protein yields the protein MKPTANNTLQIAVEMERLGRTFYESLALGCGHAEIAALATSLAKAEEEHIETFVRMRNALPPDQRGPKLADNELFAATEVLHKKIIPSAKAVHKAVQAPDLLKVLDMAIEMETRAVDFYSTLLYDVTGLDAAVMAEIVDEEKAHVRMLQEVRKLLPG from the coding sequence ATGAAACCTACGGCGAATAACACCTTGCAGATTGCGGTCGAGATGGAACGGCTCGGCCGGACGTTTTACGAGTCCCTGGCCCTTGGCTGCGGACATGCGGAGATAGCGGCTCTTGCCACCTCTCTTGCAAAGGCGGAAGAAGAGCATATCGAGACCTTCGTGCGGATGCGGAATGCGCTCCCACCGGACCAGCGCGGACCGAAGCTGGCTGACAATGAACTTTTTGCCGCTACCGAGGTGCTGCACAAGAAAATCATCCCGAGCGCAAAAGCAGTCCACAAGGCTGTCCAGGCCCCTGACCTCCTCAAGGTGCTGGACATGGCGATAGAGATGGAAACCAGGGCAGTAGACTTCTATTCGACGCTGCTATATGACGTTACCGGTTTGGATGCAGCTGTCATGGCGGAAATCGTTGACGAAGAGAAGGCGCATGTCCGCATGCTCCAAGAGGTCCGCAAACTGCTTCCCGGCTGA
- a CDS encoding dioxygenase, whose protein sequence is MNTKFPTLFVSHGAPTITIDESPARDFLRQLGNDIGRPKAIVCISAHWTTAEPRVTMHPQPGMIYDFGGFPDELYSLNYPAPGDPVLAKRVLSLLRDRNILAERDLSRGFDHGAWTPLMLIYPDAGIPVIQLSVQPYQTTEHHLAIGKALQPLRDEGILILASGSTTHNLRDFFGRRVDSAPLPYAKEFADWTRDAIIDGRTDDLLDYLHRAPQPLRNHPTPEHFLPLFVAMGAGATGRVLHESYTYGAISMSAFAWD, encoded by the coding sequence ATGAACACTAAATTTCCGACATTATTCGTTTCACATGGTGCTCCGACCATAACGATCGATGAGAGTCCGGCGAGAGATTTCCTGAGGCAGCTGGGGAACGACATCGGCCGGCCAAAGGCGATTGTTTGCATCTCAGCCCACTGGACCACTGCGGAACCACGCGTCACCATGCATCCCCAGCCGGGGATGATCTACGACTTCGGCGGCTTTCCTGACGAGTTGTACTCGCTCAACTATCCGGCCCCCGGCGATCCGGTCCTGGCAAAGCGTGTCCTGTCGCTGCTTCGCGACCGGAACATTCTTGCTGAACGGGATCTGTCACGGGGATTCGATCACGGTGCCTGGACCCCGCTCATGCTGATCTACCCCGATGCCGGAATCCCGGTTATCCAACTGTCGGTCCAGCCGTACCAGACGACGGAACACCATCTGGCAATAGGCAAGGCACTGCAACCGCTACGGGACGAAGGCATCCTGATCCTGGCGAGCGGGTCGACGACCCATAATCTGCGGGATTTTTTCGGCAGGAGGGTGGACTCGGCACCGCTACCCTATGCGAAGGAGTTTGCCGACTGGACGAGAGACGCGATTATCGACGGCCGTACCGACGACCTGCTCGACTACCTGCATCGCGCTCCCCAGCCGCTGCGGAACCATCCGACGCCGGAGCACTTTCTGCCGTTGTTCGTTGCGATGGGGGCTGGGGCTACAGGCCGGGTCCTGCATGAGAGTTATACCTACGGTGCGATTTCCATGTCGGCGTTTGCCTGGGATTGA
- a CDS encoding type II toxin-antitoxin system prevent-host-death family antitoxin — protein MQASTKFSEDIVPLSDLKVNPGRIVNQVDKTHRPVLLTSRGRGVAIVQSLKDYEAETEECSFLRGVVRGLMDLEEGREIDLADVKKHLGLS, from the coding sequence ATGCAGGCATCTACAAAGTTTTCCGAGGATATTGTCCCGTTGAGCGATTTGAAGGTTAATCCGGGTCGTATCGTCAATCAGGTTGACAAAACGCATCGACCGGTTCTGTTAACCAGCAGAGGGAGGGGTGTTGCCATAGTCCAGTCACTCAAGGATTACGAAGCGGAGACGGAAGAGTGCTCGTTTCTGCGTGGTGTCGTCCGGGGGTTGATGGATTTGGAAGAGGGCCGGGAAATCGACCTGGCGGACGTCAAAAAGCATCTCGGGTTGAGTTGA
- a CDS encoding MarR family transcriptional regulator, giving the protein MNKSDSPTYRSLNTYTKLMRAAESVTSRVNRVLAEPKLTISQFGVLEALYHKGPLCQKDIAAKILKSTGNITLVIDNLEKSGLVRRERDNEDRRFLTIHLTESGSKLIAKAFADVEAAIVVEMGSLTDSEQEMMGILCKKLGLRGGAKQS; this is encoded by the coding sequence ATGAACAAATCGGACAGCCCGACATACCGCTCCCTCAACACCTACACCAAGCTGATGCGTGCTGCTGAGTCCGTCACCAGCAGGGTCAATCGAGTCCTGGCGGAACCAAAACTCACCATCAGCCAGTTTGGCGTACTTGAGGCGCTCTACCACAAGGGCCCGCTCTGCCAGAAAGATATCGCCGCCAAGATCCTCAAGAGCACCGGCAACATCACTCTGGTCATTGACAACCTGGAAAAAAGCGGGCTGGTACGTCGCGAGCGCGACAACGAAGACCGGCGGTTTTTGACCATCCACCTCACCGAATCCGGATCAAAGCTTATTGCAAAGGCCTTTGCCGATGTCGAAGCAGCAATCGTCGTTGAAATGGGCTCCCTGACCGACAGCGAACAGGAAATGATGGGAATCCTCTGTAAAAAACTGGGCCTGAGAGGAGGCGCAAAGCAATCATAG
- the tsaA gene encoding tRNA (N6-threonylcarbamoyladenosine(37)-N6)-methyltransferase TrmO has translation MTDTSYLLRPIGTVRSVLTSREDAPRQGYEGAPDAWLDLDPAVADGLDGIAVGDEIVVITWFHQSQRDTLKVHPGRNMNLPLTGVFATRSPNRPNPLGLHRVTVREIDGTRLKVGPLEALDGTPVVDIKSVLRRSTDT, from the coding sequence ATGACCGATACCAGCTATCTACTCAGACCGATCGGGACGGTCCGCTCCGTGTTGACCAGCCGCGAGGATGCCCCGCGCCAGGGGTATGAAGGCGCGCCCGATGCCTGGCTCGACCTGGACCCGGCGGTTGCCGACGGGCTCGACGGCATTGCTGTCGGCGATGAGATCGTCGTGATCACCTGGTTCCACCAGTCGCAGCGCGACACGCTGAAGGTGCATCCCGGCCGGAATATGAACCTGCCGCTGACCGGCGTCTTTGCCACGCGTTCGCCCAACCGGCCGAACCCGCTTGGCCTGCACCGGGTTACGGTGCGGGAGATCGACGGCACGCGGCTGAAGGTCGGTCCGTTAGAAGCGCTCGACGGCACGCCGGTGGTCGACATAAAATCGGTGCTGCGCCGGTCGACGGACACCTAG
- a CDS encoding helix-turn-helix domain-containing protein, which yields MSRYQTIEEFEQILGEQIRTLRLMLNLDQRELAAQAGIALNAVKRLESGKTSTTRSLISVLRVLGRTDWLTSLSPNITINPITMANLKSPRQRVFKKRKSRKGTADGDI from the coding sequence ATGTCTAGGTACCAAACAATAGAAGAATTTGAGCAGATCCTGGGTGAGCAGATACGCACCCTGAGATTGATGCTCAATCTCGATCAGCGAGAGCTGGCCGCACAGGCGGGGATTGCCCTTAACGCGGTCAAGCGGCTGGAGTCGGGCAAGACATCAACGACCCGCTCATTGATAAGCGTCCTGAGAGTTTTGGGGCGTACGGACTGGCTGACCTCCCTTTCCCCGAACATAACCATCAATCCGATAACTATGGCCAATCTGAAAAGCCCACGGCAGCGGGTGTTCAAGAAGAGAAAGTCGCGGAAAGGCACAGCAGATGGCGACATATAG